One stretch of Pedobacter riviphilus DNA includes these proteins:
- a CDS encoding XRE family transcriptional regulator has translation MSNISNNLKYLRKKKGHTQQNFADIMEIKRSLIGAYEEDRAEPKYDLLKKIAEYFDLTIDEFINEKISDSWKPKPKSQGSNLRVLSISVDQNDRENIELVPVKASAGYLNGFSDPQYISDLPKFQLPLAALRQGTFRAFEIMGDSMLPVQPGSVIIGEYLDNWNEVKTGETYIVISKNEGVVYKRAGNRFRENKDLKLISDNKVYDAYTIAADDILEIWKAKAYISTSLPEPAPDPTMETLTQMMAQMQKSISQLNKN, from the coding sequence ATGTCAAATATTTCAAATAATTTAAAGTACCTCAGGAAGAAAAAAGGCCATACACAGCAAAATTTCGCTGATATTATGGAAATCAAGAGATCGCTCATCGGGGCTTACGAGGAAGACCGAGCGGAACCTAAATATGATTTGCTAAAAAAAATAGCCGAATACTTTGATCTTACCATCGATGAATTCATCAATGAGAAAATATCTGACAGCTGGAAACCTAAGCCAAAAAGCCAGGGATCTAACCTCAGGGTACTGAGTATTTCTGTTGATCAGAACGATCGCGAAAACATCGAATTGGTTCCGGTTAAAGCGAGTGCCGGTTATTTGAACGGTTTTTCAGATCCTCAATATATTAGCGACCTGCCTAAATTTCAACTCCCCTTAGCTGCATTAAGACAAGGCACCTTTAGGGCTTTTGAGATTATGGGCGATAGTATGTTGCCTGTTCAACCGGGCAGTGTAATTATTGGTGAGTACCTTGATAACTGGAATGAGGTAAAAACTGGTGAAACATACATTGTGATTAGTAAAAATGAAGGCGTAGTATATAAACGAGCAGGTAACCGTTTCAGGGAGAATAAAGATTTGAAATTGATATCAGATAATAAAGTATACGATGCTTATACCATTGCTGCCGATGATATCCTCGAAATCTGGAAAGCCAAAGCCTATATATCAACTTCATTGCCTGAGCCTGCACCAGACCCAACAATGGAAACCCTGACACAGATGATGGCGCAAATGCAGAAATCAATCTCTCAGCTAAATAAAAATTAA
- a CDS encoding GDSL-type esterase/lipase family protein, which yields MKALLNKLFVTAVVFTISFATASAQVVKWDSTYRPGKYVEQVAKFKADPKSKKDIVFLGNSITAGTDWAKLLDLPQAKNRGISGDITFGVLERLQDVIDGKPAKVFILIGINDISRNIPDSVILRNYKTMIARIRKGSKKTKIYFNTLLPVNAAFEKFKNHYGKDEHILWLNDEIRKFDAKNVTVIDLYPNFTDLDKHLKAELTKDGLHLIPAGYQVWADLLKKSGYLTEK from the coding sequence ATGAAGGCACTTTTAAATAAGTTATTCGTAACTGCTGTTGTATTTACCATAAGCTTCGCAACAGCTTCGGCTCAGGTGGTTAAATGGGACAGCACCTATCGCCCGGGGAAATATGTTGAGCAGGTGGCTAAATTTAAAGCTGATCCAAAATCTAAAAAAGATATTGTTTTTTTAGGTAACAGCATTACTGCCGGAACAGATTGGGCTAAACTTTTAGATCTTCCACAAGCAAAAAACAGAGGGATCTCTGGCGATATTACTTTTGGCGTTTTAGAGCGTTTGCAGGACGTAATTGATGGTAAACCTGCAAAAGTGTTCATCCTGATTGGTATAAACGATATTTCCAGGAATATTCCAGATAGCGTGATCTTAAGGAATTATAAAACAATGATTGCCAGAATCAGAAAAGGGTCGAAGAAAACAAAAATATATTTTAATACACTTTTGCCTGTTAATGCGGCCTTCGAAAAGTTTAAAAACCATTATGGTAAAGATGAACACATTCTTTGGTTAAACGATGAAATCAGAAAATTTGATGCTAAAAATGTAACGGTTATCGATCTGTATCCAAATTTTACCGATCTGGACAAACATTTAAAAGCAGAGCTTACCAAAGATGGTTTACATCTTATTCCTGCCGGATACCAGGTTTGGGCCGACCTTCTTAAAAAGTCTGGTTATTTAACCGAGAAATAA
- a CDS encoding transglycosylase domain-containing protein yields MFKEIKNKYLRYSIIVLFFIIIFFSALQLNFLWLFGYSPSVRDIKAPTLRVGSELYTADGKLIGRYFKENRTPVNYNEIAPSVVQALVATEDVRFYKHWGIDVQAVGRAVVGLGKDGGASTITQQLAKNLYRTRYNKSQGLLIKIPLVRTLIVKLKEWMTAVKLESNYSKNDIITMYLNTVSFGNNTYGIKTASRIYFDKEAKDLSTTDAAMLVGMLKGTTLYNPTKNPAKALERRNVVLAQMNKYKYLSKDSLTELSKEPIKLKEGKMQDGSDGDSYLRAAVAKYLEKWCTDNGYDLYEDGLKIYTTIDSKLQKYAEDAVADQMRILQRRFYSVWGNEDPWYDSEKQKVDYPDRAMKNLPIYALLQKKFPNNPDSVTAYFNKKKRMQIFTYKGDRDTSFSTLDSIRYYGKIMNTGMMTMEPASGKIKVWVGGIDHKFFKYDHVNQSKRQAGSTFKPFAYLTALEQGMSPCDKFTDKPVKIAYQDKGQTKYWEPKNADYSVSYREMSLRWAMAKSVNTITAQVTEKVGWDNVVKYAHECGIDSHLESVPSVSLGSNDVTVYEMVKAYATFMNKGIKTDPILVEKITDQDNNVIDEFKPKTKRVLTEEIAWLMTYMFRGGMEEPEGTSQALWEWPDLFRKNNQIGGKTGTSSDYVDAWYMGLTKDLVTGVWVGCDERTAHFKNGEQGEGSRTALPIFAKFMEKVYLDPSSGYTYGPFPKATVNITRTYNCPSPRIIRDTTSTDSLAVDSTDFTVPETPETVIPVTVEPEVKKEENKTEPVQTPPAATVPLTKKEERELRRKQRQEEKERKKNENNQP; encoded by the coding sequence ATGTTTAAAGAGATAAAAAACAAGTACTTACGTTATTCGATAATAGTTTTATTTTTTATAATAATTTTCTTTTCTGCCCTTCAACTAAACTTTTTGTGGCTTTTTGGCTATTCACCAAGTGTTCGAGACATCAAAGCACCTACCCTTCGTGTGGGTTCAGAGCTCTACACTGCCGATGGAAAACTGATTGGCAGGTACTTTAAAGAAAACAGAACGCCTGTAAATTATAATGAAATTGCGCCAAGTGTAGTGCAAGCTCTGGTTGCTACTGAGGATGTTCGTTTCTACAAACACTGGGGTATTGATGTGCAAGCGGTTGGCCGTGCAGTTGTTGGTTTAGGAAAAGATGGAGGTGCAAGTACCATTACGCAACAATTGGCAAAAAACCTTTATCGTACGCGTTATAATAAATCGCAGGGATTGCTGATCAAAATACCTTTGGTAAGAACTTTAATTGTAAAATTAAAGGAATGGATGACTGCTGTAAAGCTAGAATCCAACTATTCCAAGAACGATATTATCACCATGTACCTGAATACCGTTTCTTTCGGTAACAATACCTATGGCATAAAAACAGCCAGCCGAATTTACTTTGATAAGGAAGCTAAAGATTTGTCCACGACAGATGCAGCCATGCTTGTGGGGATGCTAAAGGGTACAACGTTATATAATCCAACCAAAAATCCGGCAAAAGCTTTAGAAAGAAGAAATGTAGTGCTTGCACAGATGAACAAGTACAAGTACCTGAGCAAAGATAGTTTAACTGAATTATCAAAGGAGCCTATTAAACTAAAAGAAGGTAAAATGCAGGATGGTAGCGATGGCGACTCTTATTTAAGGGCTGCTGTAGCAAAATATTTAGAGAAATGGTGCACTGATAATGGTTACGACCTTTATGAAGATGGATTAAAAATTTACACGACTATCGATTCTAAACTTCAAAAATATGCTGAGGATGCAGTTGCTGATCAGATGAGGATCTTGCAGCGCAGGTTTTATAGTGTGTGGGGTAACGAAGATCCCTGGTATGATTCTGAAAAGCAAAAGGTTGATTATCCAGATAGAGCGATGAAAAATTTACCAATTTATGCGCTTTTGCAAAAGAAATTCCCTAACAATCCTGATTCTGTTACTGCTTATTTTAATAAGAAGAAAAGAATGCAGATTTTTACTTATAAAGGCGATCGAGATACTTCCTTCTCTACTTTAGATTCGATCCGTTATTATGGGAAAATCATGAATACCGGAATGATGACCATGGAACCTGCAAGTGGTAAAATTAAGGTTTGGGTTGGTGGTATAGACCATAAGTTTTTCAAATACGATCACGTTAATCAATCTAAACGTCAGGCAGGTTCTACTTTTAAACCATTTGCTTATTTAACAGCTTTAGAACAAGGCATGAGCCCTTGTGATAAATTTACCGATAAACCTGTTAAAATTGCTTATCAGGATAAAGGTCAAACGAAATACTGGGAGCCAAAAAACGCCGATTACAGTGTTTCATACCGCGAAATGAGTTTAAGGTGGGCAATGGCAAAATCGGTAAATACCATTACTGCCCAGGTAACCGAAAAGGTGGGCTGGGATAATGTTGTAAAATATGCACACGAGTGTGGAATCGACAGCCATTTAGAATCTGTACCATCAGTAAGTTTAGGCTCAAACGATGTTACCGTTTACGAAATGGTAAAAGCCTACGCTACCTTTATGAATAAGGGGATTAAAACTGATCCTATTTTAGTGGAGAAAATTACCGATCAGGATAACAATGTAATTGATGAGTTTAAACCTAAAACAAAAAGAGTTTTAACAGAAGAAATTGCCTGGTTAATGACTTATATGTTCCGTGGTGGCATGGAAGAGCCAGAAGGTACATCGCAGGCATTATGGGAATGGCCAGATCTGTTTAGAAAAAACAATCAAATTGGCGGTAAAACAGGTACTTCTTCTGATTATGTAGATGCCTGGTACATGGGGCTAACCAAAGATCTGGTCACTGGTGTTTGGGTAGGTTGTGATGAAAGAACTGCACACTTTAAAAACGGTGAACAGGGAGAAGGCTCAAGAACAGCTCTACCTATTTTCGCTAAGTTTATGGAAAAGGTATACCTCGATCCAAGTTCAGGTTATACTTATGGCCCGTTTCCAAAAGCGACTGTTAATATTACCAGAACCTACAACTGCCCTAGCCCGCGGATTATTAGAGATACCACATCAACGGATAGTTTAGCGGTAGATTCTACAGATTTTACTGTGCCTGAAACACCAGAAACAGTGATTCCCGTAACTGTTGAACCCGAAGTAAAAAAGGAAGAAAATAAAACTGAACCCGTTCAAACGCCCCCAGCAGCTACTGTTCCTTTAACTAAAAAGGAAGAAAGAGAACTGAGAAGAAAACAGCGCCAGGAAGAAAAAGAAAGGAAAAAGAACGAGAATAATCAGCCCTAG
- a CDS encoding polyphosphate kinase 2 family protein — protein sequence MKNEFKGLIVQGDKKFSLKNHKTDFTGGYNKEKAKDALVNSKIELDHLQEKLYASGKHSVLIIFQAMDAAGKDSAIEHVMSGLNPQGCQVYSFKVPTPEEYEHDFLWRHYKALPERGRIGIHNRSHYENVLVCKVHPEYILSENIPGFNDIKKINKSFWQQRYKSIKNFEEHLTANGTVILKFFLNVSKDEQKQRFLERIDDPTKNWKFSSGDIKERALWDKYMEAYQDAINETSTAESPWYIIPADKKWFARLAVSEIIQDKLKSLDLKFPVLGEEEVAKLDETKNILLSE from the coding sequence ATGAAAAACGAATTTAAAGGATTAATTGTACAGGGCGATAAGAAATTTTCTTTAAAAAACCATAAAACAGATTTTACCGGCGGTTATAACAAAGAAAAAGCTAAAGATGCATTGGTGAATTCGAAAATAGAGCTAGACCATTTACAGGAGAAATTATATGCATCTGGAAAGCATTCTGTTCTGATTATTTTTCAGGCGATGGATGCTGCTGGGAAAGATAGTGCAATTGAGCATGTAATGAGTGGACTAAACCCACAGGGATGCCAGGTATATAGTTTTAAAGTACCTACACCTGAAGAATATGAGCATGATTTTTTGTGGAGACATTATAAAGCTTTGCCGGAACGCGGTAGAATAGGCATTCATAACCGTTCGCATTATGAAAACGTTTTGGTTTGTAAAGTGCATCCCGAATATATTTTAAGTGAAAATATCCCAGGTTTTAATGATATTAAAAAGATCAATAAAAGCTTTTGGCAACAGCGTTATAAGAGTATCAAAAATTTTGAAGAGCATCTAACGGCTAATGGAACTGTAATTTTAAAGTTCTTTTTAAATGTGAGCAAGGATGAACAAAAACAACGTTTTTTAGAACGTATTGATGATCCTACTAAAAACTGGAAATTCTCGTCTGGCGATATTAAAGAAAGGGCCTTGTGGGATAAGTATATGGAAGCCTATCAGGATGCAATTAACGAAACAAGCACAGCAGAATCGCCTTGGTACATCATACCAGCTGATAAAAAATGGTTTGCACGGTTGGCAGTAAGCGAAATTATTCAAGATAAATTAAAAAGCCTTGATCTGAAGTTTCCTGTTTTGGGTGAAGAAGAAGTGGCCAAACTCGACGAAACAAAAAATATTTTATTAAGTGAATAA
- a CDS encoding peptidase MA family metallohydrolase — protein MKIGSTLLKRYSSLLLLLILSSSVQAQYFGQNKVRYKKLDFKVLQTPHFEIYYYIKNEKLLKRFSQDAETWYKMHQEVFRDTFLKKNPIILYNNHPDFQQTTVLNGEIGIGTGGVTEALKNRVIMPVMELNSQTRHVLGHELVHAFQYHLLLEKDSISLENVGQTPLWMVEGMAEYLSIGKKDAFTSMWMRDAMLNRDIPSLKDLTNSNKYFPYRYGQAFWTYIGSQYGDTTIVPLFKNTAKYGYENAIRYTFGYDDKTLSGLWKNSIDAHYKPMLKADSSQIKITGTKIIDNKNAGNMNVAPALSPDGKYLAFMSEKDLFGIDLFLADAKTGRIIRKLSSQISNGHIDDFNFIESAGAWSPDSKQFAFSIFSQGKNQMMIINVSNGTTVSQTAMDQVQQFGNLTWAPNGKDIAFSGMVEGQSDIFSYNLDTKTVTQITNDVYSDYAPSYSPDGKKLVFSSDRAAIQANVVNAVLPINLAIYDIASKTVSNLDVFPGANNLNAQFSSNSQNIYFLSNRDGFRNLYKYNLVDNTVDQLTDYFTGISGITEFSPAISVSTTDDIVYSYYRYQRYTLYNAKLSSFKAKRIGNQEENFDAAILPPMENIGVNIINSNLNNFDRFEKTTADSMKTVPYRPKFRLDYLANSGVGVSTSRFGTGVSGGIVGMFSDILGTNQIIANISVNGEIYDAGGLVGYINQKSRINWGAAVSHIPYVSGFRSYGYENVPTGDNTSIKALADRTDIIRTFEDQLQIFGAYPFSKIHRFELGGSFSHYSYRVDRYSNYYNSVGNYIGSDKSRISNDVASQDYGIPFNSFTLYQLNAGFIGDNSIFGLTGPLDGFRYRVSGEKYFGTYNFAGVTADLRKYWRAKPVTFAVRSYNTLRIGKDADRLYPMYLGYPYLIRGYESNSIYKSTSAQSSESFDINQLTGSKIAVFNFEVRLPFTGPKKLAAIPSKFLFSDLNLFFDAGIAWTNDTKVKFKSEPTYTTEPVLDANKQPVFDDKGKPVTYQATTERVPAMSVGVSVRVNIFGYFVLEPYYAIPFQRKDVKTGVFGLTFAPGW, from the coding sequence ATGAAAATAGGCTCTACTTTATTAAAGCGATATTCTTCTTTATTGCTCCTGCTTATTCTTTCTTCTTCAGTTCAGGCCCAATACTTCGGACAAAACAAGGTAAGGTATAAAAAACTCGACTTTAAGGTTTTGCAAACACCCCATTTTGAGATTTATTACTACATCAAAAACGAAAAACTTTTAAAACGTTTTTCGCAAGATGCCGAAACCTGGTACAAAATGCATCAGGAAGTTTTTAGAGATACTTTTTTAAAGAAAAACCCTATTATTCTATACAATAACCATCCCGATTTCCAGCAAACAACAGTACTTAACGGTGAAATTGGAATTGGTACCGGCGGGGTTACCGAGGCGCTAAAAAACAGGGTGATTATGCCTGTTATGGAACTGAATAGTCAAACAAGGCACGTTTTAGGTCACGAGCTTGTCCATGCTTTTCAATATCACCTTTTGCTCGAAAAAGATTCGATTAGTTTAGAAAACGTTGGCCAAACACCACTGTGGATGGTTGAAGGTATGGCCGAGTATCTTTCAATAGGGAAAAAGGATGCATTTACATCCATGTGGATGCGCGATGCGATGTTAAACCGTGATATTCCCTCGCTTAAAGATTTAACAAACTCAAATAAATATTTCCCTTACCGTTATGGTCAGGCATTTTGGACCTACATAGGTTCCCAATACGGCGATACTACCATTGTTCCATTATTTAAGAATACCGCAAAATACGGTTACGAAAATGCCATTAGGTATACTTTCGGATACGATGATAAAACATTATCGGGTTTATGGAAAAATTCCATCGATGCGCACTATAAACCAATGTTAAAAGCAGATAGTTCGCAGATTAAAATTACGGGTACAAAAATCATCGACAATAAAAACGCAGGCAATATGAACGTTGCCCCTGCCCTTAGTCCAGATGGGAAATACTTAGCCTTTATGTCTGAAAAGGATCTTTTTGGTATAGATTTATTTCTCGCAGATGCTAAAACCGGAAGAATTATCCGAAAGCTAAGCAGTCAGATTTCTAATGGTCACATTGATGATTTCAACTTTATAGAATCAGCCGGTGCATGGTCGCCAGATAGTAAACAATTTGCTTTTAGTATCTTCAGTCAGGGTAAAAATCAGATGATGATTATCAATGTTTCAAACGGAACTACAGTTTCTCAAACAGCGATGGATCAGGTTCAACAGTTTGGTAATTTAACCTGGGCGCCAAATGGAAAAGATATCGCTTTCTCGGGGATGGTTGAAGGACAGAGTGATATCTTCTCTTACAATTTAGACACTAAAACAGTTACCCAAATTACTAACGACGTATATTCTGATTATGCACCGAGTTACTCACCTGATGGTAAAAAACTGGTGTTTTCATCAGATAGAGCAGCAATCCAGGCCAACGTAGTTAATGCGGTTTTGCCGATAAACCTTGCCATTTACGATATTGCATCTAAAACGGTGAGTAATTTAGATGTTTTTCCCGGAGCGAATAACCTAAATGCACAATTCTCTTCAAATAGTCAAAATATTTATTTCCTCTCGAACAGAGATGGATTTAGAAATTTATACAAATACAATTTAGTAGATAATACTGTTGATCAGTTGACCGATTATTTTACTGGAATTAGTGGGATTACTGAGTTTTCGCCTGCAATTTCTGTCTCTACAACTGATGATATTGTGTACAGCTATTATCGTTACCAGCGTTATACCTTGTATAATGCTAAACTAAGTAGCTTTAAAGCGAAACGAATAGGCAACCAGGAAGAGAATTTTGATGCCGCTATCCTTCCTCCAATGGAAAACATTGGGGTAAACATCATCAATTCTAACTTGAATAATTTTGACCGTTTCGAAAAAACAACGGCCGATTCGATGAAAACGGTACCTTACAGACCAAAATTCAGGTTAGATTATTTAGCCAATAGTGGCGTTGGTGTTTCTACCAGCCGTTTCGGAACGGGTGTTTCAGGAGGTATTGTAGGGATGTTCAGCGACATATTAGGAACTAATCAGATTATAGCAAATATTTCTGTAAATGGTGAAATTTATGATGCCGGTGGATTAGTGGGCTACATTAATCAGAAAAGTAGAATAAATTGGGGTGCTGCCGTTTCGCACATTCCATATGTATCTGGTTTTAGGTCTTACGGCTATGAAAATGTCCCAACAGGAGATAATACAAGTATTAAAGCCTTGGCAGACAGAACAGATATTATTAGAACTTTCGAAGATCAGCTTCAGATTTTCGGGGCTTATCCATTTAGTAAAATACACCGTTTTGAGTTAGGCGGTTCATTTTCGCACTATAGTTACAGAGTTGATAGATATAGCAATTATTACAATTCGGTAGGTAATTACATAGGTTCAGACAAAAGCAGAATTTCTAACGATGTTGCTTCTCAGGATTACGGCATTCCTTTTAATTCTTTTACCTTGTATCAATTAAACGCTGGTTTTATAGGCGACAACTCAATCTTTGGTCTTACGGGTCCACTTGATGGTTTCAGATACCGTGTGAGCGGTGAAAAATATTTTGGTACTTATAATTTTGCCGGCGTAACAGCAGATCTTCGTAAATATTGGAGAGCTAAGCCCGTAACCTTTGCAGTAAGAAGTTATAACACCTTAAGAATTGGTAAAGATGCAGATAGGCTTTACCCGATGTATCTTGGTTATCCTTATCTGATTAGAGGTTACGAATCAAACTCAATTTACAAAAGCACTTCGGCCCAATCATCAGAATCTTTTGATATTAACCAATTAACAGGAAGTAAAATAGCTGTTTTTAATTTTGAAGTCCGCTTACCATTTACAGGTCCTAAAAAATTGGCTGCAATACCTTCTAAGTTTTTATTCTCAGATCTAAATTTATTCTTCGATGCTGGTATAGCCTGGACAAATGATACCAAAGTGAAATTTAAAAGTGAACCAACATACACTACCGAACCTGTTTTAGATGCAAATAAACAACCAGTTTTTGATGATAAGGGGAAACCAGTTACTTATCAGGCTACAACAGAACGTGTACCAGCAATGAGTGTTGGTGTATCGGTAAGAGTAAATATTTTTGGTTATTTTGTATTAGAACCTTACTATGCCATCCCTTTCCAAAGAAAAGATGTTAAAACTGGAGTATTCGGTTTAACATTTGCGCCAGGATGGTAA
- a CDS encoding GIY-YIG nuclease family protein, protein MKKFVYIVTDRNRTSMHVGMSSDLMKTLDFYKQMPNLFFDNGQQLTRLVYFEEFKTEAQALVRFKSISRFTRMQKERLVRSCNPDWIDLTIGLDFENILLRRNTSNQVKLSFTSLS, encoded by the coding sequence ATGAAAAAGTTTGTTTATATCGTTACCGACAGAAATCGTACAAGTATGCACGTGGGCATGAGCTCTGATTTAATGAAGACACTGGATTTCTACAAACAGATGCCAAACTTATTTTTTGATAATGGGCAGCAATTAACCCGCCTGGTTTATTTTGAAGAGTTTAAAACAGAAGCACAAGCTTTGGTTCGTTTTAAATCAATTAGCCGCTTTACACGCATGCAGAAAGAGCGTTTGGTAAGATCTTGTAATCCAGATTGGATTGATTTAACTATAGGCCTTGATTTCGAAAATATTCTTTTGCGTAGAAATACCTCCAATCAGGTAAAACTATCATTTACAAGTTTATCTTAA
- a CDS encoding c-type cytochrome, whose amino-acid sequence MRKYIINIIFFLSLVAIIVSCQNQETIDLQNYMSNGKDIYKAKCQNCHGENGEGLGQLTPPLTDSVFLKANKTHLACFIKNGANEALIIHGKEYKEKMPAFPELADIDVAQVVVYITNSFGNKQGFVPYSQVSKDLQNCK is encoded by the coding sequence ATGCGCAAGTACATTATCAATATTATATTTTTTCTTTCCCTGGTTGCCATCATTGTTTCCTGCCAAAACCAAGAAACAATTGATCTGCAAAATTATATGTCGAATGGAAAAGATATCTATAAAGCCAAATGCCAGAACTGCCATGGCGAAAATGGTGAGGGATTGGGCCAACTTACACCTCCCCTAACTGATTCTGTTTTCTTAAAAGCAAACAAAACACATTTGGCCTGTTTTATCAAAAATGGAGCGAACGAAGCTTTGATCATTCATGGTAAAGAATATAAGGAAAAAATGCCCGCTTTCCCCGAGCTAGCTGATATTGATGTAGCACAGGTGGTGGTTTATATCACCAATTCGTTTGGCAACAAGCAGGGATTTGTACCTTACTCGCAGGTTTCAAAAGATTTACAGAATTGTAAATAG
- the bioD gene encoding dethiobiotin synthase: protein MTKYFITGIGTGIGKTLISAILTEKLKADYWKPIQSGDLDTSDSITINSLISNTQTVIHPESYRLTQPLSPHLSARLDGIEIDLNKINTPLTNNNLIIEGAGGLMVPLNKKELIIDLIKKLEVEVILVSQNYLGSINHTLLSVNLLKQYEIPVKGIIFNGDENAETERFILQYSKIKKLGSIPSLKNIDKEKVKAAGQNLFI, encoded by the coding sequence ATGACTAAATATTTTATTACGGGTATTGGAACAGGTATTGGAAAAACATTGATCAGTGCCATTTTAACAGAAAAATTAAAGGCTGATTACTGGAAACCGATCCAATCGGGAGATTTAGATACAAGTGATAGTATCACAATAAATAGTTTAATTAGCAACACACAAACGGTTATCCACCCAGAAAGCTATAGGTTAACGCAGCCCCTTTCGCCGCATTTATCGGCGAGATTAGATGGGATTGAGATTGATCTGAACAAAATCAATACGCCTTTAACAAATAACAATTTAATTATTGAAGGGGCTGGCGGTTTAATGGTACCCTTAAACAAAAAAGAACTGATTATCGATCTGATCAAAAAGCTGGAGGTTGAAGTAATACTGGTTTCACAAAATTATTTAGGAAGCATTAACCACACATTATTGTCAGTCAACCTGCTTAAACAGTACGAAATTCCTGTTAAAGGAATCATTTTTAATGGCGATGAGAATGCAGAAACGGAAAGGTTTATTCTTCAATATAGCAAAATAAAAAAGCTAGGTAGTATACCTAGCTTAAAAAATATTGATAAGGAAAAGGTGAAGGCTGCTGGCCAGAATCTTTTCATTTAA
- a CDS encoding aminotransferase class I/II-fold pyridoxal phosphate-dependent enzyme, with product MSKIEQFIGDRLQERKDKLSIRNLSTNIPPFDFCSNDYLGFARSGELKKMIDDALAALPNYLNGAGGSRLLSGNTKFTEETEQFIADFHLAESGLIFNSGYDANVGLLSSVPQRGDTIIADELIHASIIDGCRLSHATRYKFHHNDINDLETKLKLTKGNIFVVVESVYSMDGDIAPLIAVSNLCERYKANLIVDEAHATGIFGTNGQGLINQLNLTDRVFARIVTFGKAIGVHGAIVLGSKNLRHYLINFARSFIYTTAAPIHNLVAVRSAYQYLNKIDHQLVHQKIALFRKTLKEQSINALDSKSTIQGILFSSNEATKLAAANLQSKGFDVRAILSPTVALGKERLRICLHAFNTDEEIISLVNHLKELH from the coding sequence ATGAGCAAAATTGAACAGTTTATTGGTGATAGACTTCAGGAACGAAAAGATAAGCTTTCGATCAGAAATTTATCAACGAACATCCCTCCTTTTGATTTTTGCTCTAATGATTATTTAGGTTTTGCCAGATCTGGCGAATTAAAAAAAATGATCGATGATGCCCTGGCAGCACTGCCTAATTACCTGAATGGAGCTGGTGGTTCGCGACTGTTAAGCGGAAATACCAAATTTACTGAAGAAACCGAACAGTTTATTGCCGATTTTCATCTGGCTGAAAGCGGATTAATCTTTAACTCCGGTTATGATGCCAATGTTGGGCTACTATCTAGCGTGCCACAACGTGGCGACACGATTATCGCCGACGAATTGATTCACGCGAGTATTATAGATGGCTGTAGATTAAGCCATGCTACACGTTATAAATTTCATCATAACGATATTAATGATCTTGAAACCAAACTAAAACTGACAAAAGGAAACATATTTGTAGTGGTAGAAAGTGTTTATTCTATGGATGGAGATATTGCGCCTTTAATAGCGGTATCGAATCTCTGCGAGCGCTACAAGGCCAACCTGATTGTAGATGAAGCCCATGCTACAGGCATTTTTGGCACAAATGGCCAAGGATTAATCAATCAACTCAACCTAACTGATCGGGTATTCGCACGCATTGTAACTTTCGGAAAAGCCATAGGCGTACACGGAGCCATTGTTTTAGGAAGCAAAAACTTAAGGCATTATCTTATTAATTTTGCAAGATCATTCATTTACACCACAGCTGCCCCCATTCATAATCTTGTTGCAGTTAGGTCGGCATATCAATACTTAAATAAAATTGATCATCAGCTGGTTCACCAAAAAATTGCGTTGTTTAGAAAAACGTTAAAAGAACAAAGCATTAACGCACTCGATAGCAAAAGCACCATTCAGGGTATTTTGTTTTCATCAAATGAAGCAACCAAACTTGCCGCTGCTAACTTGCAAAGCAAAGGTTTTGATGTACGGGCAATATTAAGCCCAACAGTTGCGCTAGGCAAAGAAAGGCTCAGGATCTGCCTTCATGCCTTTAATACCGACGAGGAGATTATCTCGTTGGTTAATCATCTTAAAGAATTACATTAA